The Phoenix dactylifera cultivar Barhee BC4 chromosome 17, palm_55x_up_171113_PBpolish2nd_filt_p, whole genome shotgun sequence genome contains a region encoding:
- the LOC103712249 gene encoding uncharacterized protein LOC103712249 isoform X2 → MGSTRTNFYKNSSFAYNKDLSLSSVLQNLRAYNAAIGNAPSTTATSGEPTPEENAENKKNAPSHSQHRKRKHEEKRHQEAASDEEHSQTSFSHQGYIEKIRKEIGTSRFSLDTSPSSLVTSSRDCEPIMTGDERTSSEECEEKLDTSTPAHAEESSRVKERHEQRFPLPGEPACVLCGRYGEYICDKTGDDICSIDCKTELLKLKDVPLVERTFSHKELPWQSGPEDVLQMPELEKDTWGYDTHEWTKKTFSLSTYKCWRCQKPGHLAEDCLVKIGSSQCSQVPVSDYRLNPIPKDLRVLYKRCQQIGKNSSSATCNTCHGSSSLALCLDCNMVFCDSAGHLNAHICAHPSHQKFYSYKLKRLVKCCKSPCSVTELKDLLVCHYCLDKAFDKFYNMYTATWNGTGLSVIWGSICCDDHFTWHRMNCYSADVEGSASIISSNMQRDQSGQLSDFIF, encoded by the exons ATGGGCAGCACGCGAACCAACTTCTACAAGAACTCCTCCTTCGCCTACAACAAGGATTTGAGCCTCTCCTCCGTCCTCCAAAACCTCAGAG CATACAACGCCGCGATCGGAAACGCACCATCCACCACCGCTACCAGCGGCGAACCAACTCCAGAAGAGAACGCGGAGAACAAGAAGAATGCTCCCTCTCATTCTCAGCATCGGAAGCGGAAGCACGAAGAAAAGCGGCACCAGGAGGCGGCGAGTGACGAGGAGCACAGCCAGACGAGTTTCTCCCATCAAGGCTACATCGAGAAGATAAG GAAAGAAATAGGAACTTCTCGGTTTTCCCTTGATACATCTCCAAGTTCATTG GTGACTTCCAGCAGGGATTGTGAGCCCATTATGACAG GGGATGAAAGAACTTCATCTGAAGAATGTGAAGAAAAACTGGATACATCAACTCCTG CTCATGCAGAAGAGAGTAGTCGAGTTAAGGAGAGACATGAACAACGCTTTCCTTTACCCGGAGAGCCAGCCTGTGTCTTGTGTGGACGTTATGGAGAGTATATATGTGATAAG ACTGGTGATGATATCTGCAGCATAGATTGCAAAACTGAACTACTGAAACTCAAAGATGTTCCCCTGGTTGAG AGAACGTTTAGTCACAAGGAATTGCCTTGGCAAAGTGGACCGGAAGATGTGTTACAGATGCCTGAGTTAGAGAAGGACACTTGGGGCTATGACACACATGAGTGGACAAAAAAGACATTCAGTCTGTCTACATATAAATG TTGGAGATGTCAAAAGCCTGGCCACCTAGCAGAGGATTGCTTGGTGAAAATAGGTTCTTCTCAGTGCAGCCAG GTACCTGTGTCAGACTACAGATTGAACCCAATACCTAAAGACCTACGTGTCCTCTACAAAAG ATGCCAGCAAATAGGAAAGAACTCATCTAGTGCGACATGCAATACTTGTCATGGCTCATCAAGTTTGGCACTGTGCCTTGActgtaacatggtcttctgcgACAG TGCAGGTCACTTGAATGCACATATTTGTGCACACCCTTCTCATCAAAAGTTTTACTCTTATAAGCTTAAACGCTTG GTAAAATGCTGCAAGTCACCTTGCAGTGTAACGGAATTGAAGGATCTTCTTGTTTGCCATTATTGCCTTGATAAGGCCTTTGACAAGTTCTACAATATGTATACAGCCACATG GAACGGGACTGGACTTTCTGTCATCTGGGGCTCCATTTGTTGTGATGACCATTTCACTTG GCATCGGATGAACTGTTACAGTGCTGATGTGGAAGGCAGTGCATCTATTATCAGCAGCAATATGCAAAGAGATCAGAGTGGCCAGCTCAGTGACTTCATTTTCTGA
- the LOC103712249 gene encoding uncharacterized protein LOC103712249 isoform X1, with amino-acid sequence MGSTRTNFYKNSSFAYNKDLSLSSVLQNLRAYNAAIGNAPSTTATSGEPTPEENAENKKNAPSHSQHRKRKHEEKRHQEAASDEEHSQTSFSHQGYIEKIRKEIGTSRFSLDTSPSSLVTSSRDCEPIMTGDERTSSEECEEKLDTSTPAHAEESSRVKERHEQRFPLPGEPACVLCGRYGEYICDKTGDDICSIDCKTELLKLKDVPLVEVFHTYMPLVISRLVEFKISHGTLNLSSLFPQRTFSHKELPWQSGPEDVLQMPELEKDTWGYDTHEWTKKTFSLSTYKCWRCQKPGHLAEDCLVKIGSSQCSQVPVSDYRLNPIPKDLRVLYKRCQQIGKNSSSATCNTCHGSSSLALCLDCNMVFCDSAGHLNAHICAHPSHQKFYSYKLKRLVKCCKSPCSVTELKDLLVCHYCLDKAFDKFYNMYTATWNGTGLSVIWGSICCDDHFTWHRMNCYSADVEGSASIISSNMQRDQSGQLSDFIF; translated from the exons ATGGGCAGCACGCGAACCAACTTCTACAAGAACTCCTCCTTCGCCTACAACAAGGATTTGAGCCTCTCCTCCGTCCTCCAAAACCTCAGAG CATACAACGCCGCGATCGGAAACGCACCATCCACCACCGCTACCAGCGGCGAACCAACTCCAGAAGAGAACGCGGAGAACAAGAAGAATGCTCCCTCTCATTCTCAGCATCGGAAGCGGAAGCACGAAGAAAAGCGGCACCAGGAGGCGGCGAGTGACGAGGAGCACAGCCAGACGAGTTTCTCCCATCAAGGCTACATCGAGAAGATAAG GAAAGAAATAGGAACTTCTCGGTTTTCCCTTGATACATCTCCAAGTTCATTG GTGACTTCCAGCAGGGATTGTGAGCCCATTATGACAG GGGATGAAAGAACTTCATCTGAAGAATGTGAAGAAAAACTGGATACATCAACTCCTG CTCATGCAGAAGAGAGTAGTCGAGTTAAGGAGAGACATGAACAACGCTTTCCTTTACCCGGAGAGCCAGCCTGTGTCTTGTGTGGACGTTATGGAGAGTATATATGTGATAAG ACTGGTGATGATATCTGCAGCATAGATTGCAAAACTGAACTACTGAAACTCAAAGATGTTCCCCTGGTTGAGGTTTTTCATACCTACATGCCCTTGGTTATTTCAAGATTAGTTGAATTCAAAATTAGCCATGGAactttgaatctttcttctcttttcccacAGAGAACGTTTAGTCACAAGGAATTGCCTTGGCAAAGTGGACCGGAAGATGTGTTACAGATGCCTGAGTTAGAGAAGGACACTTGGGGCTATGACACACATGAGTGGACAAAAAAGACATTCAGTCTGTCTACATATAAATG TTGGAGATGTCAAAAGCCTGGCCACCTAGCAGAGGATTGCTTGGTGAAAATAGGTTCTTCTCAGTGCAGCCAG GTACCTGTGTCAGACTACAGATTGAACCCAATACCTAAAGACCTACGTGTCCTCTACAAAAG ATGCCAGCAAATAGGAAAGAACTCATCTAGTGCGACATGCAATACTTGTCATGGCTCATCAAGTTTGGCACTGTGCCTTGActgtaacatggtcttctgcgACAG TGCAGGTCACTTGAATGCACATATTTGTGCACACCCTTCTCATCAAAAGTTTTACTCTTATAAGCTTAAACGCTTG GTAAAATGCTGCAAGTCACCTTGCAGTGTAACGGAATTGAAGGATCTTCTTGTTTGCCATTATTGCCTTGATAAGGCCTTTGACAAGTTCTACAATATGTATACAGCCACATG GAACGGGACTGGACTTTCTGTCATCTGGGGCTCCATTTGTTGTGATGACCATTTCACTTG GCATCGGATGAACTGTTACAGTGCTGATGTGGAAGGCAGTGCATCTATTATCAGCAGCAATATGCAAAGAGATCAGAGTGGCCAGCTCAGTGACTTCATTTTCTGA